Part of the Arachis hypogaea cultivar Tifrunner chromosome 6, arahy.Tifrunner.gnm2.J5K5, whole genome shotgun sequence genome, aatataaatatttttaactttttatatttatttatattactcAATTCTCTAATAGTGgctacttttaattttttaaataactataCACTTTGAGAGTTTTAtttcttgaaaataaattttttcaaaagttaATAATGacattagttaatttttattcatattcCTACTAACAAAAGTGATGGAAATCAGAATAATTTTAAGAGAATATGATTATTAGTCGtataaaagatgaaaaatttctctaattatatatttctttaaCTCCATGGGGTCCTACTCCATAAAAGTTTAATCCTTTTTATGATTATGGTTCCAAACCTTATTgtcattaattataaaaaaattatttaattttaatttgtatgtaTTTAATGATACTTATTTTTTCTTCGATACGTATATATCACCTAACCGTCCACCTGTATTTAaaaagtttagttttatatttttaaataatttttcaataatCAAGTGAAGGTGAAACACTGAAACTAGACTCTACAATTTTCACGTGCAAATGTGCTGTAATTGATTCGTCTATAATACCTGTAGGTATTGTCCATTTATGGATAAGCGATAAACAAAACATAGGACAAATGATCAATAATCTACAAAGAAATAGTAACATATTAATTCATAAAGCTATTTAAATAGAAAGCAAAAAATGGAAAACACTTCACATGCTCTACATAAGATCGAAGCATCCTTGTATAGTCACGGATGATATTTCTTCCcctagttgcatatagtttaatACCTGATTTAATTTCTCTAGAACTCTGTCTTATAGATATTTTAGCTAGACTAATAAAGAATAATTTTCAAAACCGAACAGAGTTGCAAAAAGTTGTTGAATTTTCAAAACCGAACAGAGTTGCAAAAAGTTGTTGCGTATACATGGCTGCTTGTTGTAGAATTATATCtacaaactaaaaataaaaaatttcaaacgtATATTAATACATGAAATACTATATATATTGACTCTTAGATTTAACTACTAAATAAGATATATATTTACTGAGTATAGATCcgttaaaattagttaaattcgTTGAACTAATTCATTTATTTGTTAAATAGatagatttttgtttttaaaattaggTTCATTAAAATTTCGAACTAAATGAATTGAGAtcgattaatttaaaaaaaaaatagtggatTAAACGGATTAACCTGAAAATTAAACAAGTggtttgtttaatttgtttgattgcattttctaaaaataaaatcaatattttctaatatttcttttaaattaatttgaagATCTGACTCACCCACATTGAAAAAATTCAGtcgtttaaagattttggccaaaaagtaatattttttgtcaattttttttagtttagaaatggattttttatccaattttttttaaaagatgataaataaaatacaaacgaGTCAACTTGTATAATCTGTCGAATTTGGCATAAACGACTCGAGCTTGAAAATTGAGGTTgatgaacaaataaaaaataaccgAATCAATTCATATTCATATAACCTACAAACTTAGATGTGAGTCAAGCCCAAACGGGTGGAAGTGACATGTTTCATTGTCTTACTTGACTCCATGTTATATCAATGATAAATATGATACAATTACTTCTTTTAAATATTGTATATTGTGTTAATTTGACAACTATAACATCTCAATGCAACAATCAATAGCTAAGTATATTTTTGGAGAGATCATTATTATATCTATATCACCAGCAATTAGGTATATTGCACAATTGTCCCAAAATCAATAGCTAAGTATATTTTTGGAGAGATAATTATATCTATATACCAAGAAATAGGCATATTTCCACACGTGTCCCATTAGTGCACGAAGTGTTAGTTCAATAGTTGTAAACGATGATTAATGTTTTGCTCTATATAGACAACtcttaaaaatttaactaaacaaaatcagcaggaaaaaaAGGAATAAAACATAACCAATATATATAAGATTTATCAGAATATATAGTAGAATATCTTAACCTTTTAACTTAGATGTTCGAAATAGTTTAAATTCTACAAAAATAATTCAACGATAgaaatggaaaacaaaatctTACAAAACATGATTAATATTGAATATGAGGTGTTTACCCGATATCTATGTACGATAGATAGCAATTACATAGATTTTATAGAAGCCTCCTTCTAtatgtaaaattaaattatatggaGATGGTGGGTGATATGCAAATATGTTTGCAGCAAATGAAGTGTGTGATAGATTTGCGGTGGCTGGATTCTCTGGCAACTTGATAAGTTACCTGACACAAGTGATGAACATGCCATTGGTAGCAGCCTCCAACACACTCACAAACTTTGCTGGAACATCAAGCTTCACTCCTCTCCTTGGTGCTATCATTGCTGAGTCTTTTGCTGGCCGCTTTTGGACCATTACTATTGCTTCTCTCATCTATGAACTGGTTTCGTTTTtccccttctcttctctctacaaCATATTGAATAGCATTGCAactaattaggcacattttttgtTTGACATACAGGGAATGATTAGCATGACATTATCAGCTATACTTCCACATTTTCGTCCACCACCATGCCCAAAACAAGTGAATTGCCAAGAAGCCACATCCTCACAGCTATGGATATTATACATGTCTCTACTCCTCACATCTCTTGGCTCAGGTGGCATTAGACCCTGTGTGGTGCCCTTTTCAGGAGACCAATTTGACATGTCCAAAAAGGGTGTGGAGTCCAGAAAGTGGAACCTGTTCAATTGGTATTTTTTCAGCATGGGCTTTGCTTCACTAAGTGCTTTGACAGTTGTGGTTTACATCCAAGACAACATGGGGTGGGGTTGGGGGCTTGGGATTCCAACCATTGCAATGATGATATCCATTGTTGCATTTGTGGTTGGCTTCCCTCTCTATAAGCATGTCAAGCCAGAGGGCAGTCCTTTGATTCGTTTGGCACAAGTGGTTGTGGCTGCTATCAAGAAGAGGAAACAACCTTTGCCTTCTGATGCTAAGCTTTTGTACCAAAATAAGGAGCTTGATGCTAGCATTTCCACAGAAGGAACTCTTCTACACTCTGATCAATTTAAGTAAGTCATACTAGATCAATTTTCAGTTAGCTGAAAAGCCTATAGTCTTTCTCAATGACTCCTGAATTTATATTGTTACAGATGGTTGGACAAGGCTGCAATTGTAACAGAGGAAGATAGCAGAGACCCAAACGCAGAACCAAAGTTATGGAAACTAGCCACTGTCCACAGAGTAGAAGAGCTGAAATCAATCATCAGAATGCTTCCAATATGGGCAGCAGGAATTTTACAAGTAACAGCCTCATCACACCTCCACAGCTTCGTCATCCAACAAGCTCGATCAATGGACCGCCACCTCTCTCCCTCCTTCCAAATCTCCCCTGCCAGCATGTCCATATTCAGTGTCCTAACCATGATGGTCGGCGTCATACTCTACGAGCGCCTCTTCGTTCCCTTCGCCCGCAGGTTCACCAAGAACCCTGCAGGCATCACATGCCTGCAGAGAATGGGAGTAGGCTTCGTCATCAACATTGTGGCAACTATTATCGCCGCCTTCGTCGAAATCAAGAGGAAGTCTGCCGCAGCAAAGCACCATTTATTGGACGATCCCAAAGCCACGATTCCAATCAGTGTTTTCTGGTTGGTGCCGCAGTATGTAATTCATGGAGTAGCTGAAAATTTTTCGTCTGTTGGACATTTGGAATTCTTGTATGATCAATCGCCTGAAAGTATGAGAAGTAGTGCTACTGCTTTGTATAGCATAACTTCGGCCATTGGGAATTACATTGGAACGTTGTTGGTATCACTGGTTCATGCATACACCGGTAAAGAAAGAAATTGGTTACCTGATAGGAATCTCAATAGGGGTAGATTGGAGAATTACTACTTTCTTGTTTGTGGAATTCAAGTTGTTAATCTCATTTACTATTCCATTTGTGCTTGGTTTTATACGTACAAGCCTGTGGAGCAGGAAAGTACTAGTGAAATGAACAAGGAGTATCATGATTTGGAACGTGCCAAGGAAAATGTGTCATCTGTTGTTGTAACAGATGGTAGAGAAGAAAATGGAGATTTATagtattagttagttagttatctGCCATTGGTGAATAATGATATGTAGCATATATAGAACAGAAGCACAGGTCGGAGCATGTATATTGTTTTATCTACCATATTTTACTATGTACCTTAATAATTTGACATAAGAGCTACTCTCTTAAAATActaagtattattattattattattattattattattattattattattattattattattattattattattattaataaaataaagtgaTAATTAAGTCCCTAAAAATTTTGTATTTGGACTACTTAGCCTTTGAAAAAAAGGTAACAATTACATCCTTTAGAATTGTTTATGGTGAACTAGTTATATTCTTCTGTCAATTCTTAATGTAAAATCTAACGGCTCTTCTGACGTGTGCTATTAAAGTGAATGAGGTGTCCGTTAAATACCAAAGTAAAATTATCCAAAATAATAAGGACAAATTGATCCTTCAATGTGATTTGATTttaatctctttcaaatcctaaCTGTGCAAAATCCTCGATTAATGACCTTAAAGGTCTACTGCAAAACCCTAACACAGCACAAAATGAATAGTATTGAAAGCTCAACAAGCATGAAATATCAAAGGAAAAGAAATGAAGGCAGCAGTTGGAATGGTGGGGGACGAGTTAGGTTGAGGATTTTCTATCGTTACATCACATTCTCTTTCCGATTGTGAAGTGTGGCGGGCATTATATTCCAAGAGTGTGGCGGACACTATATCCCAGATAGCAATGCCTCTAGTGAGATGGTAGAAGGTTGAGGattttcttcttgttgttcttccTGGAGATGCACGACAGAGAGATTATGTCCGAGTTAGCTACTGAATGTGTCAGGTCTGGCAgttaaaccgacacgtgagctcatggataattggacaagcatgcatcatgtaCATTTGTTTGCTATTGTTTGAGTGTGTATATTTGTCTAGGTTTGCCTaactgtttaattgctaattgaaATACTTGTCATACTTGTTCTCTACTTGTGTTCGCTTTGTACTGCTTATTATTTGTGTATGATTTCACTGTTGAGACATGAGACTTGGGATTAATGATTATTATGACTATGGGAATGAATGATATCGGTGGTAGTTCAGAAAATGCTAAGCATAGCGAATTAACCATGTAGTGATTAATGTTTGTGATTAAAATTACTGTACTAAATGCTAGACCGAACAATCGTGGTATTGAGATTTGGATAGTAATATATTAGAAATGGTTGAAATTAAAGGTAGATATGAAACTGAGATTTAGTAACTTAACCTTGTATGGATTAGAAAGAAGTCTAGACttgaaccttgtgaatttggagaCTAGGATTACCTAGCGGGTTCATGTAGTTTTACATAATCTCTATTTAGAATTATTACCCTACTGGGAACCTTCGGATTCTCACTCGTTATGAAAATTGTTGATTTTTTCAGATAACAGGACGTGATATATCTCGTGCGGGATTCGGTGGTGAAGCGAAGGAGACTTTATTTTTGAAGATTAATCTATTGTTAGCATACTTCTCCATTGCTGAACATATATTTGTATACTTTTCAATTAGAGATTTTGTTATGGAGAAACAGGATTGTATTTTTGTACTTctgattttgtaatattttctAGCAGGCCTTGTCTTCGAGGGTCGAGACTAGTGATTATTATGTATCTTATTTTGAAACCTATGTATATACACATTCTGCTTTGACATACTATCTTCGCTCGTGTTAACATTTTCCATGTATGAGTATCAGTCATTCGATGTTTTAATTTCTTGAAGGGCTCCTAGTTATGATGttattcttctctctctctctctctctctctatatatatatatatatatatatatatatatatatatatatatatatatatatatttcttttaggTGTCGTAATGCCTAACCACCTTtgatttacgacttaagcgtaaagctctatgtggtagagtgttacattATATTAGAGAAGCACATCCAGAATTCCAGAACTCCATCCATCTAAGAACTATTGTACTAAGGCTTAAACCTAGGGGTGGGAATGAACTGAAACATCCTTGAAGCTATTCCACTACTTACTGCAGTTGTGCTTTTTGCAGAAATACCGTCGCTTGGCCTTGTTGTTGGTTGAAGTTGTGGAGAAGGTTGTGGTGGTGCTTGTTCTGGCCTCATAATTAAGAGTATATATACCCATTTTTTTCCTCAAAGAATTTCAAACTAGacactttagtccccaactaaaCTTAATTACttgattggtccctaacaattaactctgtcagtcacttaggtcctttactccgttaatcctaacggaggacaaaatagtccctgacaactctaacagaggacaaaatggtccctgatctcCTCTGTTTGAAAACGACATTGTTCTCTcccaatttctatcatatctcgcataacactaacagtctaatgatgagc contains:
- the LOC112696765 gene encoding protein NRT1/ PTR FAMILY 3.1 isoform X2, giving the protein MISMTLSAILPHFRPPPCPKQVNCQEATSSQLWILYMSLLLTSLGSGGIRPCVVPFSGDQFDMSKKGVESRKWNLFNWYFFSMGFASLSALTVVVYIQDNMGWGWGLGIPTIAMMISIVAFVVGFPLYKHVKPEGSPLIRLAQVVVAAIKKRKQPLPSDAKLLYQNKELDASISTEGTLLHSDQFKWLDKAAIVTEEDSRDPNAEPKLWKLATVHRVEELKSIIRMLPIWAAGILQVTASSHLHSFVIQQARSMDRHLSPSFQISPASMSIFSVLTMMVGVILYERLFVPFARRFTKNPAGITCLQRMGVGFVINIVATIIAAFVEIKRKSAAAKHHLLDDPKATIPISVFWLVPQYVIHGVAENFSSVGHLEFLYDQSPESMRSSATALYSITSAIGNYIGTLLVSLVHAYTGKERNWLPDRNLNRGRLENYYFLVCGIQVVNLIYYSICAWFYTYKPVEQESTSEMNKEYHDLERAKENVSSVVVTDGREENGDL
- the LOC112696765 gene encoding protein NRT1/ PTR FAMILY 3.1 isoform X1 translates to MEIEKNVTKGNGESVAEEERNKNMKRKQCRQGGIRTLPFILANEVCDRFAVAGFSGNLISYLTQVMNMPLVAASNTLTNFAGTSSFTPLLGAIIAESFAGRFWTITIASLIYELGMISMTLSAILPHFRPPPCPKQVNCQEATSSQLWILYMSLLLTSLGSGGIRPCVVPFSGDQFDMSKKGVESRKWNLFNWYFFSMGFASLSALTVVVYIQDNMGWGWGLGIPTIAMMISIVAFVVGFPLYKHVKPEGSPLIRLAQVVVAAIKKRKQPLPSDAKLLYQNKELDASISTEGTLLHSDQFKWLDKAAIVTEEDSRDPNAEPKLWKLATVHRVEELKSIIRMLPIWAAGILQVTASSHLHSFVIQQARSMDRHLSPSFQISPASMSIFSVLTMMVGVILYERLFVPFARRFTKNPAGITCLQRMGVGFVINIVATIIAAFVEIKRKSAAAKHHLLDDPKATIPISVFWLVPQYVIHGVAENFSSVGHLEFLYDQSPESMRSSATALYSITSAIGNYIGTLLVSLVHAYTGKERNWLPDRNLNRGRLENYYFLVCGIQVVNLIYYSICAWFYTYKPVEQESTSEMNKEYHDLERAKENVSSVVVTDGREENGDL